From one Acidobacteriota bacterium genomic stretch:
- a CDS encoding thymidylate kinase, which yields MTGVRCFGKAPPGIDLEKINGKLIVLEGPDSSGRSTHIAMLSAWLEQRGYAVAQVALKKSELVAPELEQAMRGNILSPRTMSLFYATDFYDQLENCIIPALRAGYIVLADRYIYTLIARDIVRGANPEWVESLYSMAIIPHAVFYFMAPPRVLVERTLKVNQCLDYWESGMDLGHSRDWFESFIWFQRRMREEFRRLQKKYGFYMTDVDRSILSVQKDLKVRVEALLAEG from the coding sequence ATGACGGGCGTTCGCTGTTTCGGGAAAGCTCCGCCGGGCATCGACCTGGAGAAGATCAACGGAAAACTCATTGTCCTCGAGGGGCCCGATTCCTCCGGGAGGTCCACCCACATCGCCATGCTCTCCGCCTGGCTGGAGCAGCGGGGTTACGCCGTCGCCCAGGTGGCCCTGAAGAAGTCGGAACTGGTCGCCCCGGAACTGGAGCAGGCCATGCGGGGCAACATCCTCTCGCCCCGGACCATGTCCCTGTTCTACGCCACGGACTTCTACGACCAGCTCGAAAACTGCATCATCCCGGCCCTGCGAGCGGGCTACATCGTCCTGGCGGACCGCTACATCTACACCCTCATCGCACGGGACATCGTGCGCGGCGCCAACCCGGAGTGGGTGGAGTCCCTCTACTCCATGGCCATCATCCCCCACGCCGTGTTCTACTTCATGGCCCCCCCGCGCGTCCTGGTGGAGCGCACCCTCAAGGTCAACCAGTGCCTCGACTACTGGGAGTCCGGCATGGACCTGGGGCACTCCCGGGACTGGTTCGAGAGCTTCATCTGGTTCCAGCGCCGGATGCGGGAGGAGTTCCGCCGACTTCAGAAAAAGTACGGTTTTTACATGACCGACGTCGACCGATCCATCCTCAGTGTCCAAAAGGACTTGAAAGTCCGCGTCGAGGCGCTGCTGGCGGAGGGGTAG
- a CDS encoding archease, with translation MKDERSARRFIFLVPGDAGNRDIRDILRLGGYPSVPGDHGTYSWTWLDTPSGTLRLAGLRARGGEPPGRKALRPALSVHSVTEARALDPGPPAETLLKGLHLVPVLHQQGLVHGFFLESGGLTFSARVFQARFRLPGETSGSTGHRFLELSWEGLATEPLYCATYLRDRLKWVPCPSDWVRIGMGALGAAEPGILPPPGDPVTASEPLERQAEVFIRRQADRMKVNLEGALRDLDPEFIHDIRVATRRSRFVLRLLSALPGSGPSDPLRAGLRWVARSCGAVRDLDILTLYLRENLPLMGAGPDEAQRLLSLVRDHRGTAWRRMARTLRSIRFRDVRDRLSAFRPAPAARPGQPVQPALGQEAVVAPGGGPPAGPPDPRALAAAVRDTRRAAARVCRAGRRAVEHLDPAELHRVRILFKRLRYTAEFYAPWIDPVLRPVLPRIVAVQDCLGTHQDCRCALALLGELGQGARAGGPSDAPPDSLSGALAERLRLRALGLREQFLLLWKPFPGILRCFQQGLERLPLAAPATPGTGLPPPPAEKPWVTALRNAPGTTDAATVSGAGCPPPVAAEGTFETVAHTADLALALRGKDFPALLHAAVAGVRSLLVAEGEVRARSDMPFQVEGESDEDLLWRLMNEILFLFDARRFLVCSLRISALGPGRLEGALEGEGLDPDRHVVGHLVKAATSHNLAIRRGRGGLETVVVLDV, from the coding sequence ATGAAAGACGAGCGGTCGGCGCGCCGGTTCATCTTTCTCGTCCCCGGGGATGCCGGGAACCGGGACATCCGCGACATCCTCCGCCTGGGCGGGTACCCGTCGGTCCCGGGCGACCACGGAACTTACTCCTGGACCTGGCTGGACACCCCCTCCGGAACCCTGCGCCTCGCGGGCCTCCGGGCCCGGGGCGGCGAACCGCCCGGCCGAAAGGCACTCCGCCCGGCCCTGTCCGTCCATTCCGTCACGGAGGCCCGCGCGCTCGACCCCGGCCCCCCCGCCGAAACGCTCCTGAAAGGACTCCATCTCGTCCCCGTGCTCCACCAGCAGGGCCTGGTCCACGGTTTCTTCCTGGAGAGCGGCGGGCTCACCTTTTCCGCCCGGGTCTTCCAGGCTCGGTTCCGGCTCCCCGGCGAGACCTCCGGCAGCACCGGGCACCGGTTTCTGGAACTGAGCTGGGAAGGGCTCGCGACGGAACCCCTCTACTGCGCCACCTATCTCCGGGATCGGCTCAAGTGGGTCCCCTGCCCCTCCGACTGGGTCCGAATCGGCATGGGCGCCCTCGGCGCCGCGGAACCGGGAATCCTCCCCCCGCCCGGTGACCCCGTGACGGCGTCCGAACCGCTGGAGCGCCAGGCGGAGGTCTTCATCCGGCGGCAGGCGGACCGGATGAAGGTCAACCTCGAGGGTGCCCTGCGAGACCTCGACCCGGAGTTCATCCACGACATCCGCGTGGCGACCCGGCGGTCCCGTTTCGTCCTCCGGCTGCTCTCCGCCCTGCCGGGGAGCGGGCCCTCCGACCCCCTTCGGGCCGGGCTCCGGTGGGTCGCCCGGTCCTGCGGGGCCGTCCGGGACCTGGACATCCTGACCCTCTACCTGCGGGAAAATCTCCCCCTCATGGGCGCCGGGCCCGACGAGGCCCAACGGCTCCTCTCCCTCGTCCGGGACCACCGGGGCACGGCCTGGCGGCGGATGGCCCGCACCCTGCGATCCATCCGGTTCAGGGACGTCCGGGACCGCCTGTCCGCCTTCCGGCCGGCCCCGGCGGCTCGCCCGGGGCAACCGGTCCAGCCCGCCTTGGGGCAGGAGGCAGTGGTCGCCCCCGGCGGCGGGCCCCCGGCCGGCCCACCCGACCCCCGGGCGCTCGCCGCGGCCGTGCGGGACACCCGCCGGGCGGCCGCCCGGGTGTGCCGGGCCGGGCGGCGGGCCGTCGAACACCTCGACCCGGCGGAGCTTCACCGCGTGCGGATCCTGTTCAAGCGACTCCGCTACACCGCGGAGTTCTACGCCCCCTGGATCGATCCGGTTCTTCGCCCCGTGCTCCCCCGGATCGTCGCGGTCCAGGACTGCCTGGGGACCCACCAGGACTGCCGCTGCGCCCTGGCGCTGCTGGGGGAACTGGGCCAGGGCGCGCGGGCGGGCGGCCCCTCCGACGCCCCGCCGGACTCACTCTCGGGCGCCCTGGCCGAACGTCTCCGCCTCCGGGCCCTAGGGCTCCGGGAGCAGTTCCTTCTTCTGTGGAAACCTTTTCCGGGGATCCTCCGGTGCTTTCAGCAGGGGCTCGAGCGTCTGCCCCTGGCCGCCCCGGCAACCCCCGGCACCGGTCTGCCGCCTCCCCCCGCCGAAAAACCGTGGGTCACCGCACTCCGGAACGCCCCGGGGACGACCGACGCCGCGACCGTTTCCGGGGCCGGCTGCCCACCCCCCGTCGCCGCCGAGGGGACCTTCGAGACGGTGGCCCACACCGCGGACCTGGCCCTGGCCCTCCGGGGGAAGGACTTCCCCGCCCTGCTCCATGCCGCCGTCGCCGGGGTCCGTTCGCTGTTGGTGGCGGAGGGGGAGGTCCGGGCCCGTTCCGACATGCCGTTCCAGGTGGAGGGGGAGAGTGACGAGGACCTTCTCTGGCGGCTGATGAACGAGATCCTGTTCCTGTTCGACGCCCGCCGGTTCCTGGTTTGTTCCCTCCGGATCTCCGCCCTCGGCCCGGGTCGCCTGGAGGGGGCCCTCGAGGGGGAGGGCCTGGACCCCGACCGCCACGTGGTGGGCCACCTCGTCAAGGCGGCGACGTCCCACAACCTGGCGATCCGCCGCGGCCGGGGCGGCCTGGAAACGGTGGTGGTCCTGGACGTTTGA
- the tmk gene encoding dTMP kinase: MENQTPLSGKLIAVEGLDGSGKSTQVHLVHQWLRGLGCKVFFTEWNSSLIVKESTRKGKKRQLLTPTTFSLIHATDFADRYERQILPMMKAGYIVLCDRYMFTSFARDAVRGCEPEWLRNLYGFARIPDITLYFKLPLEISLGRILEGRPQLKYFEAGMDMGFSNDIVESFKIFQGKVVEQYDRMADEYGFTIVDATEPIPDQQRDVREIIADRIDLAKFHKRVGES, encoded by the coding sequence ATGGAAAACCAGACGCCGCTGAGCGGCAAACTGATCGCAGTCGAGGGGCTGGACGGCTCCGGGAAGTCCACGCAGGTCCACCTGGTCCACCAGTGGCTCCGAGGCCTGGGATGCAAGGTTTTCTTCACCGAGTGGAACTCCAGCCTGATCGTCAAGGAGTCGACCCGGAAGGGAAAGAAGCGCCAGCTCCTGACCCCGACCACCTTCAGCCTGATCCACGCCACCGACTTCGCGGACCGCTACGAGCGCCAGATCCTCCCCATGATGAAGGCCGGCTACATCGTCCTCTGCGACCGCTACATGTTCACTTCCTTTGCGCGCGACGCAGTCAGGGGCTGTGAACCGGAGTGGCTCCGCAACCTCTACGGCTTCGCCCGGATTCCCGACATCACCCTCTACTTCAAGCTGCCCCTGGAGATCTCCCTCGGGCGGATCCTGGAAGGGCGGCCCCAGCTCAAGTACTTCGAGGCAGGGATGGACATGGGCTTCTCCAACGACATCGTGGAGAGCTTCAAGATCTTCCAGGGCAAGGTGGTGGAGCAGTACGACCGGATGGCCGATGAATACGGGTTCACGATCGTGGACGCCACCGAACCGATCCCCGACCAGCAGAGGGACGTCCGCGAGATCATCGCCGACCGGATCGACCTGGCCAAATTCCACAAGCGGGTAGGTGAGTCATGA
- a CDS encoding metallophosphoesterase family protein, translating to MKAALLADVHANYPALCAALDRAEALGCERVLVAGDLVGGGPHPVETLRLLRSVGADCVTGNVDRKVLRVATDPEAAGKAVESPKKANWFWTWNALGAEERRWLGALPGEVRLSLGGAPIRLFHGTPRSDEEYIFPSITPEAFADLRGDDAAGVWVFGHSHIPFTKVIRGIRLVNCGSAGRPVDGDPRGALAVLDLAAFPAVRVSILRFDWDLARLTADIRDRNVPGALPGEFARGIKIKGA from the coding sequence GTGAAAGCGGCCCTTCTCGCCGACGTCCACGCCAATTACCCCGCCCTGTGCGCCGCCCTGGACCGGGCGGAGGCCTTGGGGTGCGAACGGGTACTGGTGGCCGGGGACCTCGTCGGGGGCGGGCCGCACCCGGTGGAGACCCTCCGCCTGCTGCGGAGCGTCGGAGCCGACTGCGTGACGGGGAACGTCGACCGGAAGGTCCTCCGGGTGGCGACCGACCCCGAGGCCGCGGGCAAAGCCGTGGAGAGCCCGAAGAAGGCCAACTGGTTCTGGACGTGGAACGCCCTGGGCGCCGAGGAGCGACGCTGGCTGGGGGCCCTCCCCGGGGAAGTCCGTCTCTCCCTGGGCGGCGCCCCGATCCGCCTGTTCCACGGCACCCCCCGCTCCGACGAGGAGTACATCTTCCCCAGCATCACCCCGGAAGCTTTCGCGGACCTCCGCGGGGATGACGCCGCGGGCGTCTGGGTGTTCGGCCACAGCCACATCCCCTTCACGAAGGTGATCCGCGGCATCCGCCTCGTCAACTGCGGGTCCGCGGGGCGGCCCGTGGACGGGGACCCCCGGGGCGCCCTCGCGGTCCTGGACCTCGCCGCGTTCCCCGCCGTCCGGGTGTCCATCCTCCGCTTCGACTGGGACCTGGCCCGGCTCACCGCCGACATCCGGGACCGTAACGTCCCCGGCGCCCTGCCCGGGGAATTCGCCAGGGGAATCAAGATCAAGGGCGCCTGA
- a CDS encoding CDP-alcohol phosphatidyltransferase family protein: MLSEWIGKLGKMLLNALVSVLGRAGINPNFLTLLGFLINIVAAYYLYRGQFVKAGWIILAAGAMDMLDGAVAKKTQTTSEFGAFFDSVIDRYSDIALYLGLIVYYGKCNRMDYVDLVGICIMGSMMTSYARARAECLIPQCHVGFLERPERVVLLILGAWFGRMEQVLWVIAILSNWTVISRIIFTYKELPRASFMPRFRSTDNRPLPPEGE; the protein is encoded by the coding sequence ATGCTTTCGGAGTGGATCGGCAAGCTGGGTAAGATGTTGCTCAATGCCCTGGTGTCCGTCCTCGGGCGGGCCGGGATCAATCCCAATTTCCTGACCCTTCTCGGTTTCCTCATCAATATCGTCGCGGCCTACTACCTCTATCGTGGCCAGTTCGTCAAGGCCGGCTGGATCATTCTGGCCGCCGGCGCCATGGACATGCTGGATGGCGCCGTCGCCAAGAAGACCCAGACCACGTCCGAGTTCGGGGCCTTTTTCGACAGCGTCATCGACCGCTACTCCGACATCGCCCTCTACCTCGGGCTGATCGTCTACTACGGCAAGTGCAACCGCATGGACTACGTGGATCTGGTGGGGATCTGCATCATGGGGTCCATGATGACGAGCTACGCGCGGGCCCGGGCCGAGTGCCTCATCCCGCAGTGCCACGTGGGTTTCCTGGAGCGCCCCGAGCGGGTCGTCCTCCTGATCCTGGGCGCCTGGTTCGGCCGGATGGAGCAGGTCCTCTGGGTCATCGCCATCCTCTCCAACTGGACGGTCATCAGCCGGATCATCTTCACCTACAAGGAACTGCCTCGCGCCTCCTTCATGCCGCGCTTTCGCAGCACCGACAATCGTCCCCTCCCCCCCGAAGGGGAATGA
- a CDS encoding U32 family peptidase, with protein sequence MTRTPEILAPAGDIRALAAAVAAGADAVYFGLRGFNARGRAANFEPESALRSIAFLRERQVRSCLTLNTAVFETELPEVERIVRFLRRCPPDAVIFQDLAVLELVRRHLPGTELHASTQAGIHTLDGLQFMDALGVRRVVLARELSFEEIRRLVPVSPVETEVFVFGALCASVSGACYASRMETGRSGNRGACAQVCRMARGGASPFSMKDLDLAGRVADLAAAGVRALKIEGRMKGADYVHETVRAFRALRDGKGDPASRTEAGERLRRLFTRETGPGYWDFPRADLFVRSRGHLHEEIGRVERVSGRRLRLDRELEAGLCPGDRVKVRGRGTTVTGVRGVELSLAVALDARPGDPVLRFPNQGRVPGLEGLVARVMNTPVPLRCHLRATVSEGRLAVAAADEGGAEFWTFEGPAETAPATGDGVTAGLLATRLSSPGCTVVSCAVAPNRLVLRHAFLKGLRDALARAAESVDTGGGGSVLDGYPAFSWSGMPAGAEVLPPVEYGEPAVEAEDARESGERPAVVANHYGQVWRCLRAGRTVYTGRFVPVLNRLSAAVLRGRGVAGFAEPHEARPGPDTPWFVMRRPPAELPRGYRADPLPGGGFLVFGPGGTRGFDQEKRKASKD encoded by the coding sequence GTGACCCGGACACCGGAAATTCTCGCCCCCGCGGGGGATATCCGCGCGCTGGCCGCGGCGGTCGCCGCCGGGGCGGACGCGGTCTACTTCGGGCTGCGGGGGTTCAACGCCCGGGGGCGGGCGGCGAATTTCGAACCCGAATCCGCCCTCCGGAGCATCGCGTTTCTTCGGGAACGGCAGGTCCGGAGCTGTCTCACCCTCAATACGGCGGTCTTTGAAACCGAATTGCCGGAAGTGGAGCGGATCGTCCGCTTCCTTCGACGGTGCCCGCCCGACGCCGTGATTTTCCAGGACCTGGCGGTCCTCGAACTGGTTCGTCGCCACCTTCCCGGCACCGAGCTTCACGCGTCAACCCAGGCGGGCATCCACACCCTGGACGGGCTCCAATTCATGGACGCCCTGGGAGTCCGTCGCGTGGTGCTGGCCCGCGAACTCTCCTTCGAGGAGATTCGCCGGCTGGTTCCGGTGTCCCCCGTGGAGACGGAGGTCTTCGTCTTCGGCGCCCTCTGCGCCTCGGTGTCGGGTGCCTGTTACGCGTCGCGGATGGAAACCGGGCGGAGCGGCAACCGCGGCGCCTGCGCCCAGGTCTGCCGGATGGCCCGGGGCGGAGCGTCTCCCTTCTCCATGAAGGACCTCGACCTGGCGGGAAGGGTCGCCGACCTGGCCGCGGCCGGGGTGAGGGCCCTCAAGATCGAGGGGCGCATGAAGGGGGCCGACTACGTCCACGAGACTGTCCGGGCCTTCAGGGCCCTCCGGGACGGGAAGGGAGACCCGGCATCCCGGACGGAGGCGGGGGAGCGCCTGCGTCGTCTCTTCACCCGGGAGACCGGTCCGGGGTACTGGGATTTCCCCCGGGCGGACCTCTTCGTCCGCTCCCGGGGACACCTGCACGAGGAGATCGGCCGGGTGGAGCGGGTGTCGGGGCGGCGCCTCCGGCTCGATCGCGAGCTGGAGGCCGGGCTGTGCCCCGGGGACCGGGTGAAGGTCCGCGGTCGGGGGACCACGGTGACCGGGGTGCGGGGCGTGGAACTGAGCCTGGCGGTGGCCCTGGATGCCCGGCCCGGGGACCCGGTGCTCCGGTTCCCGAACCAGGGGCGGGTCCCGGGCCTCGAGGGGCTTGTGGCGCGGGTGATGAACACACCGGTTCCCCTTCGGTGCCACCTGCGGGCCACGGTGTCGGAAGGGCGCCTCGCGGTCGCGGCCGCCGACGAGGGGGGCGCGGAATTCTGGACTTTCGAGGGGCCGGCGGAGACCGCCCCGGCCACCGGTGACGGCGTGACGGCGGGCCTGCTGGCGACGCGCCTGTCCTCGCCGGGGTGCACGGTGGTTTCCTGCGCGGTGGCGCCGAACCGTCTGGTCCTGCGCCACGCCTTTCTCAAGGGGCTGCGCGACGCCCTGGCGCGGGCGGCCGAGAGCGTCGACACCGGGGGCGGGGGCTCCGTCCTGGACGGGTACCCCGCTTTTTCCTGGTCGGGGATGCCGGCCGGGGCGGAGGTCCTCCCGCCGGTCGAGTACGGGGAGCCTGCCGTGGAAGCCGAGGATGCCCGGGAAAGCGGGGAACGACCCGCGGTGGTGGCCAACCACTACGGGCAGGTGTGGCGATGCCTGCGCGCCGGCCGCACGGTCTACACCGGGCGCTTCGTCCCCGTTTTGAACCGCCTGTCGGCGGCGGTGCTCCGCGGCCGGGGCGTGGCCGGGTTCGCCGAGCCGCACGAGGCGCGCCCGGGGCCGGACACGCCGTGGTTCGTGATGCGCCGGCCGCCGGCGGAGCTGCCCCGCGGCTACCGGGCGGATCCGCTGCCCGGCGGCGGTTTCCTGGTCTTCGGGCCCGGGGGGACTCGAGGCTTTGATCAGGAAAAAAGAAAGGCATCAAAGGACTAA